A portion of the Punica granatum isolate Tunisia-2019 chromosome 7, ASM765513v2, whole genome shotgun sequence genome contains these proteins:
- the LOC116214374 gene encoding uncharacterized protein LOC116214374, whose product MEMGQKANYIFNVNPNIHASRDVGCLNVRFGLDGVVPFFPWFHFSKSLATKFISPTGIFTVYKFEISIQISPSSPPPTSTSLTTESSTKRLRERCRLTGDHLLTGHPAAHSVASGSFATAFAGSFLPVPMCCAAAASWRAAAGRCSGGLEALRWAHHASEQPLSPEVLLLISNKNGGMETYSVVFFHIYVF is encoded by the exons ATGGAGATGGG TCAAAAGGCTAACTATATATTTAATGTGAATCCAAACATACATGCCAGTCGGGACGTTGGATGTTTGAATGTTAGGTTTGGACTTGATGGTGTGGTTCCTTTCTTCCCGTggtttcatttttcaaaatcctTAGCCACGAAGTTTATTAGTCCCACCGGAATCTTCACTGTATATAAGTTCGAGATCTCTATTCAGATCTCTCCATCCTCCCCACCTCCTACCTCTACAAGCTTAACCACCGAAAGTTCGACCAAGAGATTGAGAGAAAGATGCCGCCTCACTGGGGACCACCTCCTCACGGGCCACCCGGCGGCCCATTCGGTTGCTTCGGGTTCCTTTGCGACGGCGTTTGCCGGCTCATTTCTGCCTG TGCCTATGTGTTGTGCTGCTGCTGCATCTTGGAGAGCTGCTGCGGGCCGATGTTCGGGGGGCCTGGAGGCCCTCCGATGGGCCCACCACGCTTCTGAGCAGCCCCTTTCACCGGAGGTGCTCTTGCTTATCAGTAATAAGAACGGGGGAATGGAAACTTACTCGGTTGTCttctttcatatatatgtctttTGA
- the LOC116213879 gene encoding uncharacterized protein LOC116213879 isoform X2: protein MEGEELSRLSLTFIYEARTARTTRARRAARMGSSTARAAQSLWWLLRLYWFLLELSVLLLAVSRLLWWALRPTWAAWSTRPTRPSTSLKDISLSQMNSCK, encoded by the exons ATGGAAG GAGAAGAGCTCTCGAGACTTAGTTTGACGTTTATATATGAGGCCCGGACCGCCAGGACCACCAGGGCCAGGAGGGCCGCCAGGATGGGGTCCTCCACCGCCAGGGCCGCCCAGTCTCTTTGGTGGCTGCTGCGACTTTATTGGTTCCTG CTTGAGCTTTCTGTGCTGTTGCTGGCTGTTTCAAGATTGCTTTGGTGGGCCCTTCGGCCCACCTGGGCCGCCTGGTCCACCCGGCCCACCAGGCCCTCCACCTCCTTGAAGGACATCTCACTGTCACAGATGAACAGCTGCAAATGA
- the LOC116213879 gene encoding uncharacterized protein LOC116213879 isoform X1, protein MYMPRLKPKLNSVIFSSVDFAGEELSRLSLTFIYEARTARTTRARRAARMGSSTARAAQSLWWLLRLYWFLLELSVLLLAVSRLLWWALRPTWAAWSTRPTRPSTSLKDISLSQMNSCK, encoded by the exons atgtacatgccCAGGCTTAAACCCAAGTTGAACTCTGTCATATTCTCTTCAGTTGATTTTGCAGGAGAAGAGCTCTCGAGACTTAGTTTGACGTTTATATATGAGGCCCGGACCGCCAGGACCACCAGGGCCAGGAGGGCCGCCAGGATGGGGTCCTCCACCGCCAGGGCCGCCCAGTCTCTTTGGTGGCTGCTGCGACTTTATTGGTTCCTG CTTGAGCTTTCTGTGCTGTTGCTGGCTGTTTCAAGATTGCTTTGGTGGGCCCTTCGGCCCACCTGGGCCGCCTGGTCCACCCGGCCCACCAGGCCCTCCACCTCCTTGAAGGACATCTCACTGTCACAGATGAACAGCTGCAAATGA
- the LOC116213877 gene encoding probable serine/threonine-protein kinase At1g54610 — protein MGCVFGRQLSSSSVLGSKGVKSSSVETNKKLDDNVSVTKVDRQVSKVEVCNGERKLEAEEEKKAKDDQQSRELRRRSRTSTRPRNLPKHSHGEQVAAGWPSWLSEACGEALSGWLPRRANTFEKIDKIGQGTYSNVYKAKDMLTGKVVALKKVRFDNLEPESVKFMAREILILRRLDHPNVVKLEGLVTSRMSCSLYLVFQYMEHDLAGLAASPEIKFTESQVKCYMHQLLSGLEHCHNRHVLHRDIKGSNLLIDNDGVLKIADFGLASMFDPDNKHPMTSRVVTLWYRPPELLLGATDYGVSVDLWSAGCILAELLAGKPVMPGRTEVEQLHKIYKLCGSPSDAYWRKYKLPNATLFKPREPYKRSIKETFKNFPPSSLPLIETLLAIDPEERLTATAALQSEYFNTEPYACEPSSLPKYPPTKEIDAKRRGDEACRLRAANKAQGDDVKKTRTRQRAVRAYPAPEANAELQPNIDKRRLISQTNGKSKSEKFPPPHQDGVTSIPLGASQYFDPALPPDVPFSSTSFTYSKDLSQTFSGPVVDPVHTDAPSKRKKHSSSGSRRDKGANSRVGGNKSIS, from the exons ATGGGTTGTGTGTTTGGCCGACAGCTATCATCCAGCTCTGTCCTGGGATCTAAGGGGGTGAAGAGTTCGAGTGTCGAGACGAACAAAAAGCTCGATGATAATGTTTCTGTGACAAAAGTTGATAGGCAGGTTAGTAAAGTTGAGGTTTGTAATGGTGAGAGAAAGTTGGAGGCAGAGGAGGAAAAGAAGGCTAAAGATGATCAACAGTCACGGGAGCTTCGGAGACGATCGAGGACAAGTACAAGGCCTAGGAATTTGCCGAAGCATTCACATGGGGAGCAGGTAGCCGCTGGTTGGCCCTCGTGGCTATCAGAAGCATGTGGGGAAGCACTTAGTGGTTGGCTCCCAAGGCGGGCAAACACTTTTGAGAAGATTGATAAG ATTGGTCAAGGAACCTACAGTAACGTGTATAAGGCTAAGGATATGCTGACTGGTAAAGTTGTAGCCCTGAAGAAGGTGCGGTTTGACAACTTGGAACCCGAAAGTGTGAAGTTCATGGCCAGAGAGATTCTCATCTTGCGGCGATTGGACCATCCTAATGTTGTAAAGTTGGAGGGATTGGTCACTTCACGAATGTCCTGCAGCCTTTACTTGGTGTTTCAGTACATGGAGCATGATTTAGCGGGACTTGCAGCTAGCCCTGAAATCAAATTTACAGAATCACAG GTTAAATGCTACATGCATcaactcctatcgggtcttgAACACTGCCACAACCGCCACGTTCTGCATCGTGACATAAAGGGGTCAAATCTTTTGATTGACAACGATGGGGTGCTCAAGATTGCCGATTTTGGGCTAGCGTCGATGTTTGATCCTGACAATAAGCATCCAATGACTAGTCGGGTGGTTACTCTATGGTATCGACCTCCTGAACTTCTCCTCGGAGCCACTGACTATGGTGTGAGTGTTGACTTGTGGAGTGCTGGCTGTATTTTGGCTGAGTTATTAGCTGGAAAGCCTGTCATGCCTGGTCGTACAGAG GTTGAGCAACTTCACAAGATATACAAGTTGTGTGGCTCCCCTTCTGATGCATACTGGAGGAAATACAAGTTGCCTAATGCAACCTTATTCAAGCCCCGGGAACCTTATAAAAGAAGCATCAAGGAGACCTTTAAAAACTTCCCTCCATCGTCTCTTCCTCTCATCGAGACTCTTCTTGCAATTGATCCTGAAGAGCGTCTAACAGCAACAGCTGCGTTACAAAGTGAG TACTTCAACACTGAACCATACGCGTGTGAGCCGTCTAGCCTTCCAAAATATCCCCCAACTAAGGAAATCGATGCTAAACGACGAGGAGATGAAGCTTGTAG ATTGAGGGCTGCTAACAAAGCACAAGGTGATGATGTAAAGAAAACTCGTACGCGTCAACGTGCTGTCAGGGCTTACCCTGCTCCCGAAGCCAATGCTGAGCTTCAGCCCAATATCGAT AAAAGGCGATTGATCTCCCAGACGAATGGGAAGAGCAAGAGCGAGAAGTTCCCTCCACCGCACCAGGATGGAGTCACCTCCATTCCTCTTGGAGCTTCCCAATATTTTGATCCCGCCCTTCCTCCCGACGTCCCCTTCAGCTCCACCTCCTTCACCTACTCAAAGGATCTATCCCAGACGTTCTCTGGGCCGGTGGTGGACCCTGTGCATACTGATGCCCCCAGCAAGCGAAAGAAGCACAGTTCAAGCGGGTCCCGTAGAGACAAAGGCGCCAATTCTCGTGTTGGAGGAAACAAGAGCATATCTTAG